The sequence AACAGTAATGATACTAAGATTCTTATTAAGTGTTTATTCGTTCCAGGCACTGCACTATATACCAagattatctcatttgatctttaaaacaattttgtgaGGTAGATAACtatttcattttacatgtgaAGGAACTGAAGCTTAGGTTAAAATAACTTGTTCATAGTCCTAGCTGAGAGGTGGTGCAGGGATGCTAACCCAGGCTCATGACTAGTCTGCCTCCTGAAACACCTGACCACTTAAGCTTGTTTTCTGATCTTTAAAATCAGGCCATTGTCTATCTAGAGAGTCGAGGATTTAGATAATGCTTATAAAGGGTCTGGCACACAGACCTTACTAAATGGTTTCTGTTCCTATTTTTCCAGATGTAATTTTTATTCTATGGTTTTAGAGTGAAAAAATCTTGGATAGTCACATGCAACTATTATGTGCTGCATTCTGCACAGATAACACAGCTCCTGTTTTCTCAGGGGTTagagtttgggggtggggtggcgagGGAGTGGCAAACATAAGAAAAGGCTCTCAGTGCGTTATGTTCAGCATTGAGCCCTTTTTACTGAGAGTCAAGCAACACTGTGCCGCCACCATCAAGGTTGGTGGTCTCTGATTCCTTTCTGCACCAACCAGTGAGACAGCTGGTGTTGGGGACTCAGGATTGAGTAGAACCTCCTTGGCTCCTTTGGATACCAGAGCTCTGAGGCTGAGGGAGTCAAGCACAAGGTGCTGGCCCCAAACAAGCCAGCCCTCTGTGGCAGGAACCTAGAACCTCAGGAGAGCTGGTATGTCTATCCCTTTTCAGATTGGTCCGCACGAAGCCATTTCCTGTCCACAGTCTGATTTCAGTGAGATCATGTCCAAAGGTCTTGTAAAGGCTTTGTAACGTTGGCTGGTATCTCAGATTCTCTGAGAAACAGCAGGTAAGAAGCAAGGTTCCTCCAGCATTTAAAGGGTGTTCCGAAATTGCTCAAGTATTTCTTCATAATCATGGTCATCATTATCTACAAAAGAGTCCAAGTCAGTGATGATCTTTGGTTTTAGGCAGGATCCTTCCCTTTTTAGGGTACTGGACAGGGAAGTAGTTGGTCTGGATGCTCTAAGGTCCTTGCTAGGCCAGAAACTATAAATTATTCTGTCTGAATACTGTGTAAATATTCCCCTTGCATGCCTCGGGGAGGGTAGTATGTTGGAGGATGAACTCATTTTCCTTGCCAGGACTCTGAAGCCCGTGGGAGAGGGACAGTAGGGACCCTCCAACCTaagctcatcctttttttttttttttttttaagattttatttatttgcgagagggggagggagggagcagaggggcagagcaagagggaaaagcagactcgtccactgagcagggagcctgacacggggctccatcccaggaccccaggatcatgacctgagctgaaggcagacacttcaccaactgagccatccaggcaccccttggccCATCCCCTTAAAAGCCTCTCTGTCCAGCAGAGAGCAGCAGAAGGGGGCTGCTCATGGGTGGGGCCTTGCTGAGGGTAAGGCCAGCGCAGTCAGAGGTACAAGCAGGAGCAGGGTAAGGAGGGAAGAAGCGAGGACAGGGGTGAACTGGGGCTGACATGGACTCACCTCCATCTTCTATGATGGACTTAGTGTGCCTGCGGTCCTTCCTGTGGCCTGAGACCTTGCTGTATGTATTTGAGCTGTCCTTGGCATTCCGTGGCAGCGTCTGCATCTTGGGCTTGAGTAGAGGGGCTTGCTGCAGTTCTAAGAGTTCAGAAGACTAGGcgagagaaaaagcagaagtcAGGGTCCCAAGAGATGGGCAGCAGAGTCCATGAAATGTCATTTCCTTCGACTGTCacttcctctgctcccctcttGACTTCCTTGCCAGGGTAGGGCTCCGTGAGACCCAAGTGTTTTTGTTTCTAGTGCCTGAAATGTTCTTTGGCAGAGGAGAGGGGccagaatgaaagaggaaagagttGGCTAGAGACAGGGTGCCCTGAGTTTCTTCCCCAGAGGGGATTCAATCAGTGTCCTTCACATCTGCTGCTGAAGGGGAAGAAAGCAGTCACAGAATATCAGGACAGAGTGCCGGAGCTGAGAGGGGTCCTAGAAGGAGGAGGACTTTTGTTGAACTCCCACCTTCTGCCATATGCACACCTATTCGTTTATCTTCAGGGGACCCTCTTGAGTAGCTGTTTTGAGTTCCCAATGTACCCacgaggaaacaggctcagagtgTCAGGTCATACCTCACACAAGATTGCAAGCTGGGCCAAGGTTCAGACCCAGAGCCATGTTCGTGACCTCTAAAGCTTATGCTCTTTCTATGCTTTGGAGAGCAAACCATATAGGGCCCCTGATCAGCAGTGGGGAATACTTCCCCAGGGAAGAAAAGTTGCAGGATCAAGGGCAGTGAGCAGGGACCAGGCCCAAAGTCACTTCCAGCAGGAACAAATGCTGGAACTGAGGTCTCTCAATTTTTTTGTACTATGTTCTCCGGTACTGTCGGGAAGGCCTGTGTTTCAGATGCCCCAGTCCAGTCTGTGTTCAATCAGAAAAGGactgccctccaccctcctccacaGATGCAGTCTCCTTCTGGGGCCGAAACTGCCCCTGATTTGTCTTTCTCACTTCCCCTTGCCCTCCCACCATCTACCCTCACAGTACAAAATACCAGTTTCTCCAAATCCCAAAACCGTAAGCCTGTTACACTTTACAAAGTGCTTTTGATGTAAATCAACTGCTGTCAGCAGACCACGGTAGTTAGGTGCCCAGGCTGGGTGGTCAGACCCAGCTTCAAACCCCAGCCTGCTGTTTGCTGGGTGTGTGCTCTCGGGTCAActgcttgacctctctgtgcctcttgtgtTCTCAACTGTAGAAAGAGCTATCCATCAGTGCCTGACTTCACAGTGCCCACCTCTCAGGTCATGAGAGCTCTGTGGGGCTATGCACATAAGGAGCCTGTGACAGAGTAGACACCCACCAGGCAGCAGCTAAGAAACTAGAATTGTGAGTTAGTGACCTTATCTCAGGTGCACTGgtgagaaaatggaaaggaagcaGGCCATGGAGCAAGTGAACTGGGCCATAAGCTTGGGTCCCTCTGCTTCCATGTCTGGTCCTTTCCCCATCCCCGTGATTTAGTTTGGATCAGTTCAGCATTCACTGGCGCTGTCTGCCTACCTGGAAGTGGGCGAGGCCCCTGCCCTCACAGACCACTCACAACACACCAAAAACTAGGTGTCATCCCACCTGCTCCCACCCCTACCCACATCCCCAAGCTGCATACCACACACATCAGTGTGAATGCAGAAGGGGGAAGGCTGTCACTGCCAGAGGAAGTCTGAGCTGAGCCTTGTCCACTGAAaagaggaagaacattccagcAATAGAACCAGAATGTGTAAAGTGCTGAGGCAAGAATCCTGGCATACTGAAGAAGCTCTAGGAGTTTATGGCTGAGTATGGACCAGAGTGGGTAGTGGAGGATGGGTCTGGGAGGGGGACATTGAAGTCAGTTTATAAAAGACCCTCCCTGGATGCCATGCTGAGGGGTTGGCATTACCCCCTTACCACAGGGAGCCACAGACGGTTCAGAAGATGGGGCTGAGGCCCATCAGTaaccagggaagggagagaggccGTTCTGACAGCCATGAGGAGGGGTGGGAGAAGCTGCTGACACGGTTCAGGTGACAGATGATGAGGCCTACATGAGGGGACGATGGGCAGGGAAAGCAAGGTAAGCCTGGAGGCAGAGTGCTTATGCTATGGTTCAGGGCTTCCGCTTCGTAACTGACTTGGGCAAGTCTCGGAGGTCTCGGAGTCCTCGTTTTCTCACCCTTAAAATATGAATGATCGTACCAACATCAGATTATAAGAATAATAGGTACAAAGTGTGTAAGTGTATAAACTGTAAGTTCTTCACAACCGAAAGAGAAATGGGATGCTGGACAAAACTGGCAGGACCTGCAGTGACCCCGACAacttcccctccctgcccattTTGGTAGGTTGGTACCTGGCCGCTTTTCTCCTTGTTGCTTTGTTTCTTCTGCCCACTGAGACCCTGACttttggggggcctgggtggggggggttggTTCTTGAAGGCCGGTAACCTCCGAAGGCTGTAGTAGAAGGCATCTGTCAGCTCCTCCACCGTGGCTACAGGGAGAGGCCCAGCCGGCTGGCCTGGCTGCCCCTCGGCCTCCACGACAGTCAGGTCCAGCCACCGGGGAGGGATCTCGAAGCACATCTCAGGGTTGGAGTTGAGGCTGACCACCAAGAAAGGTTCCATGATTTTCTCCTCCAGCCGCAGgcctgggaaggagggcagagggtcaGCAGGATGGCTGCTGTCCTTGGCCACCACCTTGACTTCACAGGGCAATGAAAAATGGGCAGTCAGATCTTCCAGACTATAGCGCCGACTATCATTCATCTCTTCCACAAAACTACCAGAGAAGTAAAGGGGCAGCAGAATCTGGTCGTCGTCTTCTACatcttcattctcttcctcctcctcctcctccgccttgTCACTCAGCCGCTGACACACCAAGACATCTatgtccctgccttcagccccatgGGCCTGGCCAGATCTCAACACCTCCAGCCTGTCGCCCACAGCCAGGGAAGTGAACCCAGGGCTCTCCACCCCTTCGCCCTCACAGTCCTTTGTGGCCACTACGCGGAGTGGCTGGCCTGGCTGGAGAGCACCCAGGAGATCATAGGCTGTGGGGAACTCTCTGGGTCGCCGCCGCAGCTTGCCCTGATAAGCCCCAGAGACCATGAAGTGTCTGGGTATCTTCCGGCCCTTGGTTGAAACCAGGACCCGCCAAGGTGGTGAGGCCAGGCCATGGATACAGAGCTTCTGGCCTTTATGCAAGGAGCCTGCCCATGGGCTGAGGAAGATGGAGGGCCCCTCCGGAATTTCCAGGATCTCCATGCACAGAGGAAAGGGGCCTCCCCGGGCCAGGGCCTCACTCAGCAGCAGTGGTTGGATGAAATGAATGTGTTGAGAGGAACTGGTGACATCTTCCACATCAACCTCCAGGCTGGAGGGGATCTTGACAATGGTCCTGCGCACTGTGGAGAGAGATCAGCTCAGAGGCACTCACACCCACCCGGGGGTGCCCCTCCACCCCTGGCAATGATGTCTGGGCTGCCTGACCTGTTCCTATTCTGTTCTGGCAGCATTTTCCTGTGGTATCAGATTCCTTAAGCATTCTGTTCTTTAACCTCTTTTCAAAAGCTGTTATAGAACTTGTTaaagatttggggatccctgggtggctcagtggtttagcacctgtcttagggcccacggcatgatcctagagtcctgggattgagtccgcactgggcttcctgcatggagcctgcttctccctctgcctgtgtctctgcctctctctctcatgaataaataaataaaatctttaaaaaaattgttaaagatttataaaaGTAGAATAGTATAGTGAACCCCCTGTCACCAGCTTCAACATTTAATGCACAGCCCATCTTCTTTCACTTATACCCTGTCTGTCCTCCAccactgattatttttaattagaaaaatcacaTCATGCCATCTTGATCTTTCACTGTATCTCTAAAAGGAGTAGTTAAAAACCACAATGCCATTACCACATCTAGATAATGATGATTTGATAATTCATTAATAGCATCAGATATCCAATTAGTTCAACcactgtttacatttttaaattttgaacgTAATTTTGTAAGCTACCTTTCCAGATCCTTTCTGCATTTTAAGTATAAAACCACatcaagaggggcacctgggtggctcagttggttaaatgtccgactcttgatttcgctctggttatgatctcagtgtcgtgagatcgagccctgagtctggTTCCTCTGTGACtatagagtctgcttcagattctctctcttggcagccccagtggtgcagcggtttagcacctcctgcagcccagggtgtgatcctggagacccaggatcgagtcccacgtcaggctccctgcatggagcctgcttctccctctgcctgcgtctctgcctctgtttccctctctctctgtgtctctcatgaataaaaaaataaagattctctctctttctctctgccccacctccccattcatgcatgctctctcccccaaaaaaaaaaattaaggaaaacactggttggggctcctgagtggcacATTCAGTTTAGCGTCCGACTCTTCACAGGGCAATGaaatgactcttggttttggctcaggtcatgatcctcagggtcttGCGATCAAGCCCTGTatatgggctctgcactcagagcagaggctgcttgggattctctctgcttccctctttgcccctcctgcttgtgcgcttgctctctctctctaaaatagatgcatgggggaatccctgggtggctcagcggtttagcacctgcctttggtccagggcgtgatcctagagtcacgggatcgagtcctgcatcaggctcctgcatggagcctgcttctctctctgcctctctctgtgtctctcatgaataaataaataaaatctttaaaaataaataaaaaaataaaataaaaaaaaataaaatagatgcatgaatctttaagaaaaagaaaaacactgattGATGACCTTGGCaacttgtttcctttcttggCATCGATTAGTTCCTGGTTTATAAATTCAAGAGGTGGCTCCGCTGTGTTTGAGCCATATCACACAGAAGATGGAGCAAGGAATATCctcgttttatagatgaggacactgaggctcaatGTGACTTGCCTCAGGTCACAGTGTTGGGATttttgctctgtgccaggtgaGCTAATAGCTGGTTGAAGCTGGGAGATGGGCATGGGGAGTTCATTATACTGTTCTGGcttttttcttcaaagcacttAATGGATTACCTGAACTGCCTCATTATCCAGGACAGCCCCCAAGCCCAACCCACCATCAAAAGcctttgttcaaaaaaaaaaaaaaaaaaaagcctttgttcCCCAGACTGTGGTCTCTTACTACTATTTCCCACAGGATTCCAGGGCTCCCTGGGAAAGAGAAAACTTCCTAGAGAGGAAATGTGCAATGGTCTGGAACATCTTAcaccagaaagtaagaaaaatctaTTCGAGACCATGCAGGTGTGTCACAAGGATTCAGGAGCCAAATTGAAAAGGCTCCCATAGGTCAAAGCTGAGATGTGTGAGCATCAATAATAATTCCAGTGGATTGgaacactgaaaatatttcatctgTGAGTTCataatgatgattaaaaaaaaaaaaacttaaataatcaTCCTTGAAGAATGCTAGGGAGCCAATCCATTTTAAAAGCTAGTAAacgggtgtctgggtggctcagtcgattaaatgtccaactcatggtttca comes from Canis lupus familiaris isolate Mischka breed German Shepherd chromosome 2, alternate assembly UU_Cfam_GSD_1.0, whole genome shotgun sequence and encodes:
- the THEMIS2 gene encoding protein THEMIS2 isoform X3, translated to MSLGSIYEISGNECCLSTGDLIKVTQVRLQKVVCENPGTGQTMEITPDFHGYFSPLTGRQSYGTLEELLSAATQCSKTLPICFMSTHRITTEARVVPEDQPLKLEAVETYHGTYRARCVLDTETHPFILHLPLSQKGPFWEWKPGAPRPLLKALQDPALSNLLFTCPTLPWRTLILRPQYEVQAIMHMRRTIVKIPSSLEVDVEDVTSSSQHIHFIQPLLLSEALARGGPFPLCMEILEIPEGPSIFLSPWAGSLHKGQKLCIHGLASPPWRVLVSTKGRKIPRHFMVSGAYQGKLRRRPREFPTAYDLLGALQPGQPLRVVATKDCEGEGVESPGFTSLAVGDRLEVLRSGQAHGAEGRDIDVLVCQRLSDKAEEEEEEENEDVEDDDQILLPLYFSGSFVEEMNDSRRYSLEDLTAHFSLPCEVKVVAKDSSHPADPLPSFPGLRLEEKIMEPFLVVSLNSNPEMCFEIPPRWLDLTVVEAEGQPGQPAGPLPVATVEELTDAFYYSLRRLPAFKNQPPPPRPPKSQGLSGQKKQSNKEKSGQSSELLELQQAPLLKPKMQTLPRNAKDSSNTYSKVSGHRKDRRHTKSIIEDGGSGSCLSNMETKDVGRTLYGFRFRQSNAHLHSGNSNTNGTIHVRTRS
- the THEMIS2 gene encoding protein THEMIS2 isoform X1, which codes for MEPVSLHSFVCTLDLASLPRVLRVCSGVYFQGSIYEISGNECCLSTGDLIKVTQVRLQKVVCENPGTGQTMEITPDFHGYFSPLTGRQSYGTLEELLSAATQCSKTLPICFMSTHRITTEARVVPEDQPLKLEAVETYHGTYRARCVLDTETHPFILHLPLSQKGPFWEWKPGAPRPLLKALQDPALSNLLFTCPTLPWRTLILRPQYEVQAIMHMRRTIVKIPSSLEVDVEDVTSSSQHIHFIQPLLLSEALARGGPFPLCMEILEIPEGPSIFLSPWAGSLHKGQKLCIHGLASPPWRVLVSTKGRKIPRHFMVSGAYQGKLRRRPREFPTAYDLLGALQPGQPLRVVATKDCEGEGVESPGFTSLAVGDRLEVLRSGQAHGAEGRDIDVLVCQRLSDKAEEEEEEENEDVEDDDQILLPLYFSGSFVEEMNDSRRYSLEDLTAHFSLPCEVKVVAKDSSHPADPLPSFPGLRLEEKIMEPFLVVSLNSNPEMCFEIPPRWLDLTVVEAEGQPGQPAGPLPVATVEELTDAFYYSLRRLPAFKNQPPPPRPPKSQGLSGQKKQSNKEKSGQSSELLELQQAPLLKPKMQTLPRNAKDSSNTYSKVSGHRKDRRHTKSIIEDGGSGSCLSNMETKDVGRTLYGFRFRQSNAHLHSGNSNTNGTIHVRTRS
- the THEMIS2 gene encoding protein THEMIS2 isoform X4, with amino-acid sequence MEPVSLHSFVCTLDLASLPRVLRVCSGVYFQGSIYEISGNECCLSTGDLIKVTQVRLQKVVCENPGTGQTMEITPDFHGYFSPLTGRQSYGTLEELLSAATQCSKTLPICFMSTHRITTEARVVPEDQPLKLEAVETYHGTYRARCVLDTETHPFILHLPLSQKGPFWEWKPGAPRPLLKALQDPALSNLLFTCPTLPWRTLILRPQYEVQAIMHMRRTIVKIPSSLEVDVEDVTSSSQHIHFIQPLLLSEALARGGPFPLCMEILEIPEGPSIFLSPWAGSLHKGQKLCIHGLASPPWRVLVSTKGRKIPRHFMVSGAYQGKLRRRPREFPTAYDLLGALQPGQPLRVVATKDCEGEGVESPGFTSLAVGDRLEVLRSGQAHGAEGRDIDVLVCQRLSDKAEEEEEEENEDVEDDDQILLPLYFSGSFVEEMNDSRRYSLEDLTAHFSLPCEVKVVAKDSSHPADPLPSFPGLRLEEKIMEPFLVVSLNSNPEMCFEIPPRWLDLTVVEAEGQPGQPAGPLPVATVEELTDAFYYSLRRLPAFKNQPPPPRPPKSQGLSGQKKQSNKEKSGQSSELLELQQAPLLKPKMQTLPRNAKDSSNTYSKVSGHRKDRRHTKSIIEDGDNDDHDYEEILEQFRNTL
- the THEMIS2 gene encoding protein THEMIS2 isoform X2 yields the protein MEPVSLHSFVCTLDLASLPRVLRVCSGVYFQGSIYEISGNECCLSTGDLIKVTQVRLQKVVCENPGTGQTMEITPDFHGYFSPLTGRQSYGTLEELLSAATQCSKTLPICFMSTHRITTEARVVPEDQPLKLEAVETYHGTYRARCVLDTETHPFILHLPLSQKGPFWEWKPGAPRPLLKALQDPALSNLLFTCPTLPWRTLILRPQYEVQAIMHMRRTIVKIPSSLEVDVEDVTSSSQHIHFIQPLLLSEALARGGPFPLCMEILEIPEGPSIFLSPWAGSLHKGQKLCIHGLASPPWRVLVSTKGRKIPRHFMVSGAYQGKLRRRPREFPTAYDLLGALQPGQPLRVVATKDCEGEGVESPGFTSLAVGDRLEVLRSGQAHGAEGRDIDVLVCQRLSDKAEEEEEEENEDVEDDDQILLPLYFSGSFVEEMNDSRRYSLEDLTAHFSLPCEVKVVAKDSSHPADPLPSFPGLRLEEKIMEPFLVVSLNSNPEMCFEIPPRWLDLTVVEAEGQPGQPAGPLPVATVEELTDAFYYSLRRLPAFKNQPPPPRPPKSQGLSGQKKQSNKEKSGQSSELLELQQAPLLKPKMQTLPRNAKDSSNTYSKVSGHRKDRRHTKSIIEDGGKTKSTRVPSGLPGKKKTAIEKLLTRFWICVPCVLSSPTYLLAIEA